A single genomic interval of Amblyomma americanum isolate KBUSLIRL-KWMA chromosome 11, ASM5285725v1, whole genome shotgun sequence harbors:
- the LOC144110532 gene encoding protein lethal(2)essential for life-like, whose translation MALFPLLYRDTWGPSDFARRFFNDDFGRALLDGELFDPPYFHQRFYVVPGRSDASRAVAQQQQGSAVACTPDKFSIQVDTRNFAPEEITVKTQDNCVIIHGKHEEKSDDRGCYIKREFTRRYVLPEDVEPESVKCHLNPNGLLALEAPRKNAPKKEENKPVPIEVSHESSAGGDKK comes from the coding sequence ATGGCGCTGTTCCCGCTTCTGTACCGAGACACCTGGGGTCCCTCGGACTTCGCCCGGCGGTTCTTCAACGACGACTTTGGGCGTGCACTCCTCGACGGTGAGTTGTTCGACCCTCCGTACTTCCACCAGCGGTTCTACGTGGTACCCGGCCGCTCCGACGCCTCGCGAGCGGTCGCCCAGCAACAGCAGGGCTCTGCTGTCGCCTGCACCCCGGACAAGTTCTCCATCCAGGTGGACACCCGCAATTTCGCGCCCGAAGAGATCACGGTGAAGACCCAGGACAACTGTGTCATCATCCACGGCAAGCACGAGGAGAAGTCGGACGACCGGGGCTGCTACATCAAGCGAGAGTTCACGCGACGCTACGTGCTCCCCGAGGACGTCGAACCAGAGTCCGTGAAGTGTCACCTGAACCCTAACGGACTGTTGGCCCTCGAGGCACCGCGCAAGAACGCTCCCAAGAAAGAGGAGAACAAGCCAGTCCCGATCGAAGTTAGCCACGAGTCCAGCGCGGGAGGAGACAAGAAGTGA
- the LOC144110531 gene encoding uncharacterized protein LOC144110531, which translates to MSQQLHQSPHCSRSFTKKNRQEQHLPTQSDDCPSKCNHYASSFAQKVTLMDHPHTNTGGRPYKCDHCHSSFSRKSHLEEHLRTHTGERPYKCDHCESSFTQRSKLNRHLHTHTRERPYKCDHCESSFALKNILIGHLRTHTGEHPYRCDHCDSSFSRKRHLEEHLRTHTGERPYKCDHCDSSFTQKGNLVQHLRTHTGERPYNCDHCGNSFSQKETLVVHLRTHTGERPLQCQLCPMAFRQSSVLAKHMRAHKSERPYQCQFCTMTFKEKDNLKRHENTKHTSKTTVPQCFDSFSQH; encoded by the coding sequence ATGAGTCAGCAACTGCACCAGTCCCCCCACTGCAGTCGGAGCTTCACGAAGAAAAACCGCCAAGAGCAGCACCTTCCCACCCAATCGGATGACTGTCCCTCCAAGTGTAACCATTACgcaagcagctttgctcaaaaggtcACCCTGATGGACCACCCACATACGAACACTGgtgggcgtccatacaagtgtgaccactgtcaCAGCAGCTTTTCTCGAAAGAGCCACCTGGAGGAACACCttcgcacccatacgggtgagcgtccatacaagtgtgaccactgtgagagCAGCTTTACTCAAAGGTCCAAACTGAACAGACACCTTCACACCCACACacgtgagcgtccatacaagtgtgaccactgtgaaaGCAGCTTTGCTCTCAAGAACATCCTGATAGgccaccttcgtacccacacgggcgagcatccatacaggtgtgaccactgtgacagcagcttttctcgaAAGCGCCACCTGGAGGAACACCTTCGCACCCATACTGGTGAGCGTCCATATaaatgtgaccactgtgacagcagctttactCAAAAGGGGAACCTggtgcaacaccttcgtacccacacgggtgagcgtccatacaactGTGACCACTGTGGGAACAGCTTTTCTCAAAAGGAAACATTGGTGGTACACCTTCGAACCCACACGGGTGAGAGACCACTCCAGtgccagctctgccccatggcCTTTAGACAGAGTTCAGTCCTTGCTAAGCATATGCGAGCACATAAGAGTGAAAGACCTTATCAGTGTCAGTTCTGCACAATGACGTTTAAAGAAAAAGATAATTTAAAACGCCATGAAAATACCAAACACACTTCAAAAACCACAGTTCCTCAATGTTTTGATAGCTTTTCCCAGCATTAG